From Oncorhynchus masou masou isolate Uvic2021 chromosome 7, UVic_Omas_1.1, whole genome shotgun sequence, one genomic window encodes:
- the LOC135543299 gene encoding paraneoplastic antigen Ma6E-like isoform X1, translating into MLTGGSGCSMLTDGSGCSMQTGSSGCSMQAGSCGCAEQAGDSGSAVEEEGSDSAKQAGDSGSAGDEKGSGCAEQAGDSGIAVEEEGSDSAKQAGDSGSAGDEKGSGCAEQAGDSGSAVEEEGSGSAKQAGDSSSAVEKEGSGSAEQEGDSGSAGEEEGSGSAGEAEGSGSPGQAGDSGSAGEEEGSGSAGQARRTVGLMRGGGTGGTGPWTRTGSLVRGAATGGLVCGGGTGLARP; encoded by the coding sequence atgctgactggcggctctggctgctccatgctgactgacggctctggctgctccatgcagactggcagctctggctgctccatgcaggctggcagctgtggctgcgctgaacaggcaggagactccggcagcgctgtagaggaggaaggctctgacagcgctaaacaggcgggagactctggcagcgcaggagacgagaaaggctctggctgtgctgaacaggcgggagactccggcatcgctgtagaggaggaaggctctgacagcgctaaacaggcgggagactccggcagcgcaggagacgagaaaggctctggctgtgctgaacaggcgggagactccggcagcgctgtagaggaggaaggctctggcagcgctaaacaggcgggagactccagcagcgcagtagagaaggagggctctggcagcgctgaacaggagggagactccggcagcgcaggagaggaggaaggctccggcagcgctggagaggcggaaggctctggcagccctggacaggcgggagactccggcagcgcaggagaggaggaaggctctggcagcgctggacaggcgaggcgcactgtaggcctgatgcgtggtggtggcactggtggtactgggccgtggacacgcacaggaagcctggtgcggggagctgccaccggagggctggtgtgtggaggtggcacaggattggctagaccgtga
- the LOC135543300 gene encoding adhesion G-protein coupled receptor G7-like isoform X2: MFGPPHELQCEFSLGDIQGNISSSSGDLLQLAFSTQILTSQPEQLSADNITTAAQIANTLLQSANITEDIAVAAVTTISQLLNASEESTQERDAVQNLTETLEKFSLDQYNNVSLVVQPNLAVQSVQVPSDTVGIQFTALTGRSGNFVANRIHLNTNTSELIADKGGSTDVQIVIKFTPDSVLHSKNTNNSIGFVLYQNDRFFRSRAFRASPGTSRRVISANLGQVSGLHVEMLFKPTVVPNTSLYDFACVSWNYTLKDWSTFGCSKVNHSADGLRCFCNHTTNFAVLMSFRRDYKYADELNWITILGCSMSIIGLSLTITFQMVTRKSRKTNPTVLLVSICMCLLIFTLLFMLGVDNPHKQLGKPEIQKDNILPTSDTHTERDRGPCTAVAVLLQYFLLGTFTWNTLYATHVFLMIRNSLTTSPSHFTAYTVAIGWGLPAVVVSLTLGISYRVDDPLGYRQEEFCWLAALDPKGNFDFKLPMFWGFLIPVVFMLIFNTVVLVYFTVTTCKTNPHLTSTRHTSMKKKFLSSFSLAVVLGLSWILGYLLLITQNQTMYTILNISFCVLTTTQGLQIFILFTARTAIVKKMMADALKSVSSVEIPLHTKRFSLWRGKHREKVESYTQLDTILSTH, from the exons ATGTTTGGTCCTCCTCATGAACTGCAGTGTGAATTTTCCCTCGGTGACATTCAAGGAAAT ATCTCCAGCAGTTCAGGTGATTTATTACAGTTAGCCTTCAGTACACAGATCCTGACCTCCCAACCAGAGCAGCTGTCAGCTGACAACATCACCACAGCAGCTCAGATAGCTAACACACTGCTTCAGTCTGCAAATATCACAGAG GACATCGCAGTGGCAGCTGTAACCACCATCAGTCAGCTGCTGAATGCAAGTGAGGAGAGTACGCAGGAGAGAGACGCTGTCCAAAA CCTCACAGAGACCCTAGAGAAGTTTTCCCTGGACCAGTACAATAATGTGTCCTTGGTAGTTCAGCCCAACCTGGCAGTCCAGTCTGTCCAAGTACCAAGTGACACAGTAGGGATCCAGTTTACTGCTCTGACTG GAAGATCTGGTAATTTTGTGGCCAACAGAATTCATCTCAACACCAATACCTCTGAACTGATAGCTGACAAAGGAGGTTCTACCGATGTCCAGATTGTTATCAAATTCACACCAG acTCCGTTTTACATAGTAAAAACACAAACAACTCCATTGGTTTTGTACTATACCAAAACGACCGGTTCTTCAGGTCCAGGGCATTCAGAGCTTCTCCAGGGACCAGCAGAAGGGTCATCTCTGCTAACCTGGGACAAGTGTCTGGGTTACATGTTGAGATGCTCTTCAAGCCCACA GTTGTTCCCAACACCTCCCTCTATGACTTTGCCTGCGTGTCATGGAACTACACGTTGAAAGACTGGAGCACCTTTGGCTGCTCCAAAGTCAACCACTCAGCAGACGGCCTGCGATGTTTCTGTAATCACACCACTAACTTTGCTGTGCTGATG TCATTCAGGAGGGATTATAAATACGCTGATGAGCTAAACTGGATCACCATATTGGGATGCTCCATGTCCATCATAGGGTTGAGTTTAACAATAACATTCCAGATGGTGACCCG AAAATCACGCAAAACCAACCCAACGGTCCTCTTAGTGAGCATCTGCATGTGTCTCCTGATCTTCACCCTACTCTTCATGTTGGGAGTGGACAACCCTCATAAACAGCTGGGAAAACCTGAAATACAGAAGGACAACATTCTCCCCAcgtccgacacacacacagagcgggACAGAGGGCCTTGTACTGCAGTGGCAGTCCTGCTGCAGTACTTCCTGTTGGGGACGTTCACCTGGAACACGCTGTACGCCACGCATGTCTTCCTGATGATCAGAAACAGCCTGACCACCAGCCCATCACACTTCACAGCCTATACCGTGGCCATCGGATGGG GACTGCCTGCAGTTGTGGTGTCTCTCACCTTAGGAATTAGTTACAGAGTGGATGATCCACTGGGTTACAGGCAGGAGGAATT TTGCTGGCTTGCTGCCCTCGATCCAAAGGGGAACTTTGACTTCAAGCTGCCAATGTTTTGGGGTTTCCTGATCCCTGTGGTGTTCATGCTTATCTTCAACACAGTGGTGTTGGTATATTTTACAGTTACAACATGCAAGACCAACCCACATTTAACCAG TACAAGACACACATCGATGAAGAAGAAGTTCCTCAGTAGCTTCTCTCTGGCTGTGGTGCTCGGTCTCTCCTGGATCCTGGGCTATCTGTTGCTCATTACACAGAACCAGACCATGTACACCATACTCAACATCTCCTTCTGTGTTCTCACCACCACTCAG GGCTTGCAGATTTTCATTCTGTTCACAGCAAGAACAGCAATTGTCAAGAAAATGATGGCGGATGCTTTGAAATCTGTTTCTAGCGTTGAGATCCCGCTTCACACCAAGAGGTTCAGTCTATGGCGAGGCAAGCACAGAGAAAAGGTTGAATCATACACACAGCTGGACACTATTCTgtcaacacattaa